The following coding sequences lie in one Coraliomargarita sinensis genomic window:
- a CDS encoding sulfatase family protein, translated as MMPLTVKRLAFLFFSALSFAAAERPNVILIISDDHAFDDYGFMGSDRVNTPVLDKLADESLTYTRGYVMPVCSPTLASLLTGKLPHEHRITGNDLSDDRSPRGKREALLDQLQSNSLLLPKALTEAGYLTFQTGKLWNGTYEEMGFTHGMTRKGNRHGDEGLRIGRQTMQPIFDFIENAEAADKPFFIWHAPFLPHTPHNPPERLLKKYRGNGPNPAAEKYYAMVEWLDETTGELEDYLVANGLKNKTVVLYLADNGWDPNHDMWNNHRAKLSPYEKGIRTPMMIRWPGKVRPAMDNVTLAHVTDLPKTILEITGAKDPGDLPGLNMMNRDAMQARDTVFVEAYNHDIANLSNPAKSLFTQVVIHGWWKLLIPTVVDPDRSFATKPEGIELYNLKKDPYEKENLADQHPETVQHLKKLQKAHWDPDKSAACCGHL; from the coding sequence ATGATGCCTCTTACGGTCAAACGACTCGCCTTTCTCTTTTTTTCTGCCCTCTCGTTTGCAGCGGCTGAGCGCCCCAATGTCATCCTCATCATTTCGGACGACCATGCCTTTGATGATTACGGCTTCATGGGGTCGGACCGGGTCAACACGCCGGTCCTCGACAAGCTGGCGGACGAGAGCCTGACCTACACCCGGGGCTACGTCATGCCCGTTTGCTCCCCTACTCTGGCCTCACTCCTTACCGGAAAACTACCGCACGAGCACCGGATCACGGGAAATGATCTGTCAGATGACCGTTCCCCTCGGGGCAAACGGGAAGCGCTGCTCGATCAATTGCAGAGCAACTCCCTCCTGCTTCCGAAAGCCCTGACCGAAGCGGGCTACCTTACCTTCCAGACCGGCAAGCTCTGGAACGGCACCTATGAGGAGATGGGCTTCACACACGGCATGACCCGCAAAGGAAATCGACATGGAGATGAGGGGCTCAGGATCGGACGACAAACGATGCAGCCGATATTCGATTTCATCGAGAACGCGGAGGCAGCAGACAAACCCTTCTTCATCTGGCACGCACCCTTCCTCCCGCATACGCCGCATAATCCGCCGGAGAGATTGCTCAAAAAATACCGGGGCAACGGTCCCAATCCCGCAGCAGAAAAATATTATGCCATGGTGGAGTGGCTGGATGAAACCACCGGCGAACTTGAAGACTATCTGGTTGCCAACGGTTTAAAGAATAAAACGGTCGTTCTCTATCTCGCAGATAACGGCTGGGATCCCAACCACGACATGTGGAACAACCACCGCGCCAAGCTCAGCCCCTACGAAAAAGGGATCCGCACCCCTATGATGATCCGTTGGCCGGGTAAAGTCAGGCCTGCGATGGACAATGTGACTCTCGCCCATGTCACCGACCTGCCAAAAACCATCCTCGAGATCACTGGCGCCAAGGATCCCGGTGACCTACCGGGCCTGAATATGATGAACCGGGATGCGATGCAGGCGCGCGATACGGTCTTCGTCGAGGCCTACAACCATGATATTGCGAATCTCTCCAACCCGGCAAAAAGCCTTTTTACTCAAGTCGTCATCCATGGATGGTGGAAGTTACTCATTCCTACCGTGGTCGATCCCGACCGAAGCTTTGCCACCAAGCCCGAAGGTATTGAACTCTACAATCTGAAGAAGGATCCCTATGAAAAAGAGAATCTGGCGGACCAACATCCGGAAACAGTGCAACACTTGAAGAAGCTGCAAAAGGCGCACTGGGATCCTGACAAATCGGCAGCTTGTTGCGGTCACCTTTAA
- a CDS encoding sialate O-acetylesterase yields the protein MRFKTRIIPSIALTAIASMFIPALNAEEAPVKVYILSGQSNMVGIGQFTGGSQGWKEEFTDLTISTYPGSYDASLDYDAAEPSEVFEFESLKALRESEFPKEGVIVLRGFIEMPETGIYEFKSGWADATYGIMRIGDEVAYRKEPGEEEPTITPTKLKAGEKVPFRIIYFGHGPITGWYFRLDLPGTLKTVVLQEGKFPYLINDANEFVPRDDVWYRGEVTAKGNQWLNYGCGAGKTSIGPELGFGHMVGNYHDEPVLLLKTSQGNRSLGWDFLPPGSERFEVTDEEGKTWVYAGYKDSPSRWEKGTEPEAINWYAGKQYDDCFNAAKAVLANFDEEFPHWAGRGYEIAGFGWWQGHKDGGERGEGEAGVHAQRYEENLVTLINALRNEFNAPGAPFVVATCGFNGGEGWQPGSSADTIFKAQMAVSDPVKYPEFGGTVFTADTRPFYRPPEESPRNQSFHYHGNAETYMLVGEAMGRAMVRLKE from the coding sequence ATGCGATTTAAAACGAGAATTATTCCGTCGATTGCCCTAACAGCGATCGCCTCAATGTTTATTCCGGCGCTGAATGCCGAGGAAGCTCCGGTCAAAGTCTATATCCTTTCCGGGCAGTCGAATATGGTCGGCATCGGCCAGTTCACAGGCGGTAGTCAGGGATGGAAAGAGGAATTCACCGATTTGACGATTTCGACCTATCCCGGAAGTTATGACGCCTCGCTCGACTATGATGCGGCGGAGCCCAGCGAAGTTTTTGAGTTCGAAAGCTTGAAAGCGCTGAGGGAAAGCGAGTTCCCGAAAGAGGGGGTGATCGTGCTGCGGGGCTTTATCGAGATGCCCGAAACCGGCATCTACGAATTCAAATCAGGCTGGGCCGATGCGACCTACGGCATTATGCGTATCGGAGACGAAGTCGCGTACCGCAAAGAACCGGGTGAGGAGGAACCGACCATCACGCCGACCAAACTGAAAGCGGGTGAGAAAGTTCCTTTCCGAATCATCTATTTCGGCCATGGGCCAATCACGGGTTGGTATTTCCGACTCGATTTGCCGGGTACCCTGAAGACCGTGGTTCTACAGGAGGGAAAGTTTCCCTACCTGATCAACGACGCGAATGAGTTCGTTCCGCGGGACGACGTTTGGTATCGCGGTGAGGTCACCGCAAAGGGCAATCAATGGCTGAACTACGGTTGCGGCGCGGGCAAGACCAGTATCGGACCGGAACTTGGCTTTGGTCACATGGTCGGCAATTATCACGACGAGCCAGTGCTTTTGCTGAAAACAAGCCAGGGTAACCGATCGCTGGGTTGGGACTTCCTGCCCCCGGGTTCCGAGCGCTTTGAGGTCACTGACGAGGAGGGGAAGACCTGGGTCTATGCGGGCTACAAGGATTCGCCATCGCGCTGGGAGAAAGGAACGGAGCCGGAGGCGATTAATTGGTACGCAGGTAAGCAATACGACGATTGCTTCAATGCAGCGAAGGCGGTGCTGGCCAACTTCGACGAGGAATTTCCCCACTGGGCGGGACGCGGTTATGAAATCGCCGGCTTCGGTTGGTGGCAGGGCCACAAGGATGGCGGCGAGCGCGGTGAGGGCGAGGCCGGTGTGCACGCTCAGCGTTACGAGGAAAACCTGGTGACGCTCATCAATGCGCTGCGCAATGAGTTTAATGCACCGGGTGCCCCCTTTGTGGTGGCTACCTGCGGGTTCAACGGCGGCGAGGGTTGGCAGCCGGGCAGCAGCGCCGATACCATCTTCAAGGCCCAGATGGCAGTGAGCGATCCGGTCAAATATCCTGAATTCGGTGGCACGGTTTTTACCGCCGACACACGCCCGTTTTATCGTCCGCCGGAGGAGTCCCCCCGAAACCAAAGTTTCCATTACCACGGCAATGCCGAGACCTATATGCTGGTCGGTGAAGCCATGGGCCGGGCCATGGTCCGGCTGAAGGAATAG